A genomic stretch from Methanomassiliicoccales archaeon includes:
- a CDS encoding ADP-ribosylglycohydrolase family protein: MESLKSKFIGCLVGSAIGDALGRGFEGHWLSDTFDQEFTGRWTDDTHMMIGVTESLIEMKGFNGEHMARVFMRNYEMEPWRGYASGPPSVFRMIKSGVPWDEAAKRLFSGAGSYGNGAAMRVAPVGLLFYHDMEKLREVAEAQGKITHAHELGLEGAALQAYAVALALQADRSFDLDPHLFLTNLRNFVRHEIYQFKLRKVEELLNCEDRRRVVRELGHGIEAFNSVPTAIYSFLRHSQSFQDAVLYAINLGGDADTIGAMTGAISGAYHGAEAIPERWKNRLERKDYIEKLAEKLWETLKLFDSP, encoded by the coding sequence ATGGAGTCGTTAAAATCAAAGTTCATTGGTTGCCTTGTCGGGAGCGCGATCGGTGACGCGCTAGGGCGTGGATTCGAGGGTCATTGGTTATCTGATACATTTGATCAGGAATTTACGGGCAGGTGGACGGACGACACGCACATGATGATCGGCGTCACGGAATCGCTCATCGAGATGAAGGGGTTCAATGGCGAGCACATGGCTCGCGTTTTCATGCGAAATTACGAAATGGAACCCTGGCGCGGCTACGCGAGTGGACCACCCAGCGTATTCAGGATGATCAAGTCGGGAGTGCCGTGGGACGAGGCTGCGAAGAGGCTGTTTAGCGGTGCCGGCTCATACGGTAACGGCGCGGCGATGAGGGTCGCGCCAGTCGGCTTACTCTTTTATCATGATATGGAGAAATTGCGTGAAGTCGCCGAGGCCCAGGGAAAAATTACGCATGCACACGAGCTTGGCTTGGAAGGTGCAGCTTTGCAGGCATACGCCGTGGCCCTCGCCCTCCAAGCCGATCGCTCTTTTGATCTCGACCCTCACCTCTTTTTGACAAACCTCCGAAACTTCGTACGTCATGAGATCTACCAGTTCAAGCTCAGGAAGGTTGAAGAACTGCTGAACTGTGAAGACAGGAGGAGAGTTGTCAGGGAACTCGGTCACGGCATCGAGGCGTTTAATTCGGTGCCAACGGCTATATACTCATTCCTCCGTCATTCGCAGAGCTTTCAGGACGCAGTGCTTTATGCGATCAATTTGGGCGGGGATGCTGACACGATCGGGGCGATGACAGGCGCGATCAGCGGCGCATATCATGGCGCGGAAGCAATCCCAGAACGATGGAAGAATAGACTCGAGAGGAAAGACTATATCGAGAAGCTTGCAGAGAAGTTGTGGGAAACGCTAAAGTTATTTGATTCCCCGTAA